Proteins from one Triticum aestivum cultivar Chinese Spring chromosome 7A, IWGSC CS RefSeq v2.1, whole genome shotgun sequence genomic window:
- the LOC123147232 gene encoding RING-H2 finger protein ATL8, which yields MRVPSRVLQHAADLAPSGTGGTSSSLPASPQQPPEQAAPMTVDSDMAVILASMMCALVCVLRLALASRCACRRRCSSSSSSSNPHPEGLKKAIDVLPTVSFATAASPQPAATKCAICLAEFTVGESMRVLPRCGHAFHVLCIDTWLRTCTSCPFCRASIVAAPAPAPTLVVVVAGNNRCGRCGELTAPAGGGDSTFLP from the coding sequence ATGCGTGTTCCGTCAAGAGTCCTGCAACACGCGGCCGACCTCGCCCCCTCCGGCACCGGAGGGACGTCGTCGTCGTTGCCTGCTTCACCACAGCAACCGCCGGAGCAGGCAGCGCCGATGACGGTGGACTCAGACATGGCGGTCATCCTGGCGTCAATGATGTGCGCGCTCGTTTGCGTCCTTAGACTCGCTCTTGCTTCCCGGTGCGCATGCCGACGCCGATGCTCCAGCTCTAGTTCGTCCTCCAACCCACACCCGGAGGGCCTCAAGAAGGCAATTGACGTGCTCCCCACCGTCTCCTTTGCCACAGCAGCTTCACCGCAACCGGCAGCAACGAAGTGTGCGATATGCCTAGCCGAGTTCACGGTGGGGGAGAGCATGCGCGTTCTCCCGCGTTGCGGCCACGCCTTCCACGTTCTCTGCATCGATACTTGGCTCCGGACCTGCACCAGCTGCCCCTTTTGCCGCGCCTCCATCGTTGCTGCTCCAGCCCCTGCACCTACGCTAGTGGTTGTAGTGGCAGGGAACAATAGGTGCGGGAGGTGCGGCGAGCTGACCGCGCCGGCTGGTGGTGGAGATAGCACGTTCTTGCCTTAA